One Thermincola ferriacetica DNA window includes the following coding sequences:
- a CDS encoding cobalt-precorrin 5A hydrolase, with protein sequence MKVAVVALTKQGIQKGAEVEKALTKRGHQVMFFVPGKYSLLKLPGHRSPFRKPLRDLMAELMHEYEAIVCIMALGIVVRLIAPHLQDKRTDPAVVVLDEKGCNVISVLSGHWGGANGLTSELAQEMGANPVITTATDVQGLPAIEMMAKEKGWAVGDFSLVKKVNAAIVNCALVHLYCDEEINTSLPKNVVQFPVYQFKPTEDAGALRVVVTNRFLPGNSEDTLFLRPKNLVLGIGCRKGVSKAALRDAVIDALAKANVVFESVRAIASVDLKAKEPALLELAGEWNIPVQFYSPGELQKVFSCKESGKLTRSKFVKEKLGVDGVCEPAALLETGNQGKLILPKTSGKGVTVAIAEDI encoded by the coding sequence TTGAAAGTTGCCGTAGTTGCATTGACCAAGCAAGGCATCCAAAAGGGGGCGGAAGTTGAAAAAGCCCTGACAAAACGCGGACACCAGGTTATGTTTTTCGTACCCGGTAAATACAGTCTTTTGAAGCTGCCCGGACACCGCAGCCCTTTCAGAAAACCGTTGCGTGACTTAATGGCTGAACTGATGCATGAATATGAAGCAATTGTTTGTATAATGGCCCTGGGCATCGTGGTGCGATTAATTGCTCCCCATCTGCAGGATAAGAGAACAGACCCGGCAGTAGTAGTGCTTGATGAAAAGGGATGCAATGTGATCAGCGTACTTTCGGGGCACTGGGGTGGGGCCAATGGCCTGACCAGCGAACTGGCGCAGGAAATGGGCGCTAACCCTGTTATCACAACGGCCACCGACGTTCAGGGGCTACCGGCTATTGAGATGATGGCCAAAGAAAAGGGATGGGCAGTGGGCGATTTTTCTCTTGTAAAAAAGGTCAATGCGGCTATAGTTAACTGTGCCCTTGTTCATCTCTATTGTGATGAAGAAATAAATACGTCCTTGCCGAAAAACGTCGTACAGTTTCCTGTGTATCAATTCAAACCCACTGAGGATGCGGGGGCACTCCGAGTGGTGGTAACCAACAGGTTTTTGCCGGGTAATTCAGAGGATACATTGTTCCTGCGGCCAAAGAACCTGGTGTTGGGCATCGGGTGCCGAAAAGGGGTCAGTAAAGCTGCTCTACGTGACGCGGTGATTGATGCGCTGGCAAAAGCCAATGTGGTTTTTGAAAGTGTACGGGCCATTGCTTCGGTGGATTTGAAAGCGAAAGAACCGGCCTTGCTGGAACTGGCCGGGGAATGGAATATACCGGTGCAATTTTATTCCCCCGGTGAACTGCAGAAAGTCTTTAGTTGCAAGGAATCCGGGAAACTGACCAGGTCAAAATTTGTAAAAGAAAAGTTAGGAGTTGATGGAGTATGCGAACCGGCGGCTTTGTTGGAAACGGGCAATCAGGGGAAACTGATTTTGCCGAAAACCTCCGGGAAGGGTGTAACGGTGGCAATAGCAGAGGATATTTAG
- a CDS encoding Ku protein, giving the protein MRTLWKGAISFGLVHVPVKMYTATEDKDVKFNYLHEKCKTPIKYERVCPTCETTVPPEEIVRGYEYEKGRYVILRDEDFEKLPLETARSIDIIDFVEMEEIDPIYFDKSYYLAPGDGGQKAYELLKSAMKEANKIAIAKVVIRSKEAIVALRVYKDAILMATMHYPDEIRSVDLMPELNYQVKINETERKMALQLIGSLSEHFYPEKYTNEYRQALLDLIQAKIAGEEIEVAPRPETGKVVDLMEALKESIELAKTEKERRQAQKEQIEEKPRKKRVRKTS; this is encoded by the coding sequence ATGCGGACCTTATGGAAGGGGGCCATCAGCTTCGGGCTGGTGCATGTGCCGGTAAAGATGTATACAGCAACGGAAGATAAGGATGTGAAGTTCAATTACCTGCATGAAAAATGCAAGACACCTATCAAATATGAAAGGGTATGCCCAACCTGTGAGACGACAGTTCCACCGGAAGAAATCGTACGAGGATATGAATACGAAAAGGGGCGCTATGTAATTTTGCGGGACGAGGATTTTGAGAAACTGCCTCTGGAGACAGCGAGGTCAATTGATATAATAGATTTTGTGGAGATGGAAGAAATAGACCCCATCTATTTTGACAAAAGCTATTACCTGGCTCCGGGTGACGGAGGGCAGAAAGCCTACGAATTATTAAAGAGCGCCATGAAGGAAGCCAATAAGATTGCTATAGCCAAAGTAGTGATAAGATCAAAGGAGGCCATTGTGGCTTTACGAGTTTATAAGGACGCTATCTTGATGGCCACCATGCATTATCCCGATGAAATTCGTTCCGTGGATTTAATGCCGGAACTTAATTACCAAGTAAAAATAAACGAAACCGAGCGTAAAATGGCTTTACAACTTATCGGTAGTTTGTCAGAGCATTTCTACCCGGAAAAGTATACTAATGAGTACAGGCAAGCCTTGTTGGACCTGATCCAGGCTAAAATTGCCGGCGAGGAAATCGAAGTTGCGCCCAGACCCGAAACTGGGAAAGTTGTCGATTTAATGGAAGCCCTCAAGGAAAGTATAGAACTGGCCAAAACAGAAAAGGAAAGGCGGCAGGCCCAGAAGGAGCAAATAGAAGAAAAACCCAGGAAAAAAAGGGTCCGCAAAACGTCCTGA
- a CDS encoding histidine kinase dimerization/phospho-acceptor domain-containing protein encodes MEVEKDVSFFESKIHVKGIKWKERFSVIIMVGTADRILSQKLATSMEGKKHQIGQKQWEEIILALGEVAAGIAHEIRNPLTGIKGFSQLLRQQFEKGCKEWQYINRILKETEIIENLIEEFLLLTKPTFPKKQWVHLSKLVDEILPLLAKEAVDNRVQVITKFEDTLAYAKVDLDQMRIALYHLGKNLIKAMAEGTVLFITVESKKEAGYNEIIFKVCSNEKKDFEKKIFKHGFDVFECHDSLSIRVIKQIIENHHGDLIMALNDDNSRVVVKLPFND; translated from the coding sequence TTGGAAGTAGAAAAAGATGTAAGTTTTTTTGAATCAAAGATACATGTAAAAGGTATAAAATGGAAAGAGAGGTTTTCGGTGATAATTATGGTGGGTACAGCAGACCGCATACTCAGTCAGAAATTAGCCACATCGATGGAAGGGAAAAAACACCAAATAGGACAAAAACAATGGGAAGAAATAATACTTGCTTTGGGGGAGGTTGCCGCCGGTATTGCTCACGAAATAAGGAATCCCTTGACCGGGATCAAAGGTTTTAGCCAATTACTAAGACAGCAATTCGAAAAAGGGTGCAAAGAATGGCAGTACATAAACAGAATATTGAAGGAAACAGAAATTATAGAAAACCTGATAGAGGAGTTTTTGTTACTGACAAAACCTACTTTTCCCAAAAAACAATGGGTACATTTAAGCAAACTTGTGGACGAAATATTGCCATTACTGGCTAAAGAGGCCGTTGATAACCGGGTTCAGGTTATAACAAAATTCGAAGATACCTTGGCCTATGCTAAGGTGGACCTTGACCAGATGAGAATTGCTTTATATCACCTGGGGAAAAATCTGATTAAGGCGATGGCCGAAGGAACTGTTTTGTTTATTACTGTTGAATCTAAAAAGGAAGCAGGCTATAATGAAATCATTTTTAAGGTTTGCAGCAATGAGAAAAAAGATTTCGAAAAAAAAATATTTAAGCATGGATTTGATGTTTTTGAATGCCATGACAGCCTCAGTATAAGGGTTATTAAACAGATTATAGAAAACCACCATGGAGACCTGATTATGGCTTTAAATGATGACAATTCCCGCGTAGTTGTTAAATTGCCTTTCAATGACTAA
- a CDS encoding precorrin-8X methylmutase, whose product MDFVRDPIDIEKTSMQIIENSLPFLRKMPEGERAIIRRIVHTTGDLSCPELIKISPDAVEAGLKAIRAGRPVVTDVHMLQAGINSRKLARFNMTTYCFIKDPIVIEEAKRTGETRAMVAMKMKAELLDGAIVAIGNAPTALFTLCEMIKQDKIKPALVVGTPVGFVGARESKEELMNTPVPYITMIGTRGGSTIAVAAINALLNLAEEIF is encoded by the coding sequence GTGGATTTTGTCAGGGACCCGATTGATATTGAAAAAACGAGCATGCAGATAATCGAAAACAGTCTCCCTTTTCTGAGGAAGATGCCGGAAGGAGAACGGGCAATTATCAGGCGTATTGTCCATACTACCGGCGATTTAAGCTGCCCTGAATTAATAAAGATAAGTCCCGATGCCGTTGAGGCCGGGCTTAAAGCTATCCGGGCCGGAAGGCCTGTAGTTACCGATGTGCATATGCTGCAGGCGGGAATAAATTCGCGGAAGCTGGCCCGGTTTAACATGACCACGTACTGTTTTATCAAAGACCCCATTGTCATTGAAGAGGCCAAAAGAACCGGTGAGACCAGGGCGATGGTGGCCATGAAAATGAAAGCGGAACTGCTTGACGGAGCGATTGTCGCCATAGGCAATGCACCTACAGCCTTGTTTACTTTATGCGAGATGATCAAGCAGGATAAAATAAAACCGGCCCTGGTAGTAGGTACGCCAGTTGGGTTCGTGGGGGCCAGGGAATCCAAGGAAGAACTGATGAACACCCCTGTTCCATATATTACCATGATCGGTACGAGGGGCGGCAGCACTATTGCTGTGGCGGCAATAAACGCGCTATTAAATCTGGCGGAAGAAATATTTTAA
- a CDS encoding RNA ligase family protein gives MEFTPVVPFEPVSAVQIPHGEQWIAQVKWDGVRVLTYYDGHSVRLYNRRQHERTVQFPEFVEIRRFCTASSIILDGEIIAFRRGKPSFHEVMKRDGIRQPEKVGHVRKAIPLVYMIFDVLYFNGEWIIGRTLEERQEILNRCIVPQEDVQLVENFREAEILFDAIKAQGLEGIVCKDISSRYTIKGKDGRWRKLKNYRDLVAVIGGATYRGNIINAVLLGLYDRDGQLWYIGHAGTGKLTRAEWRDLTERIKPLVSGECPFVNKPARVKNVTWVKPELTAKIRYIEWTEGHTLRQPSIQAFVEIPPAQCIFEQS, from the coding sequence ATGGAGTTTACACCGGTAGTTCCCTTTGAACCAGTCAGTGCAGTACAAATTCCGCACGGCGAACAATGGATAGCCCAGGTAAAATGGGATGGGGTCCGTGTTCTTACATATTATGACGGACATTCTGTCCGGTTATATAACCGGAGGCAACATGAAAGAACGGTACAGTTTCCCGAATTTGTTGAAATCAGGCGTTTTTGTACTGCTTCGTCAATAATTCTTGATGGTGAAATCATTGCTTTCCGCCGGGGAAAACCTTCTTTTCATGAAGTAATGAAAAGGGACGGCATAAGGCAGCCCGAAAAAGTGGGCCATGTCCGAAAAGCCATTCCTCTGGTTTATATGATTTTTGATGTTCTTTACTTTAATGGGGAATGGATTATTGGCCGTACTCTTGAAGAACGTCAGGAAATCCTGAACCGATGCATAGTTCCCCAAGAGGATGTGCAGTTAGTGGAAAATTTCCGCGAAGCGGAAATTTTGTTCGATGCCATAAAGGCCCAGGGCCTGGAGGGGATTGTCTGTAAGGATATCAGCAGCAGATATACCATCAAAGGTAAAGATGGCCGATGGCGTAAACTGAAAAACTATCGTGATTTGGTGGCCGTGATTGGAGGGGCAACCTATAGGGGTAATATCATTAACGCTGTTCTCCTGGGATTATACGACAGGGACGGTCAGTTATGGTACATAGGCCACGCCGGTACGGGTAAATTGACTAGGGCCGAATGGAGGGATTTGACTGAACGAATTAAACCCTTAGTAAGCGGTGAATGTCCTTTTGTCAATAAACCTGCACGGGTAAAAAATGTTACCTGGGTGAAACCGGAATTAACGGCTAAAATCAGGTATATTGAATGGACAGAGGGGCATACACTCAGGCAGCCAAGCATTCAGGCTTTTGTCGAAATTCCTCCGGCTCAATGTATTTTTGAGCAAAGTTAA
- a CDS encoding DUF362 domain-containing protein produces MAADVYFTDMRAKNGESLLDKVEKLFDRAGFKNIIQPKDLVAVKLHFGESGNTAYIRPQFFRRLVKKVKECEGRPFLTDANTLYVGTRSNAVDHLRTAIENGFDYAVVDAPLIIADGLNGKDYVKVKVNGKHFSEVNIASAVYHADSMLVVSHFKGHEASGFGGAIKNLGMGTGSRSGKQMMHSSVLPKVDADKCIGCTKCTHWCPADAITVNEKVARISEEKCIGCGECTVTCPAHAIAINWKTDPDDFQEKMVEYCIGAMANKKGKVGFITFVMNVTPDCDCCGWSDAPIVNDVGILASMDPVALDQACVDLVNKQKALPNTRLDGYHFDIDDKFGGVHPMIDWAVQLAYGAEIGLGTREYNLIKV; encoded by the coding sequence ATGGCTGCCGATGTATATTTTACAGATATGAGAGCCAAAAATGGAGAAAGCCTGTTGGACAAAGTGGAAAAGTTATTTGACAGGGCTGGGTTTAAAAATATAATTCAGCCTAAAGACCTGGTAGCTGTTAAATTACACTTTGGCGAATCAGGAAACACCGCCTATATCAGGCCACAGTTCTTCAGGCGATTAGTGAAAAAGGTAAAGGAATGTGAAGGAAGACCCTTTTTGACCGACGCCAATACTTTATATGTAGGGACTCGTTCAAACGCTGTAGACCATCTGCGGACAGCCATAGAAAACGGATTTGACTATGCTGTCGTGGATGCTCCCTTAATAATTGCCGATGGTTTAAACGGCAAAGACTACGTAAAAGTCAAGGTAAACGGCAAACATTTCAGCGAAGTTAATATTGCCAGCGCCGTTTACCATGCTGATTCAATGTTAGTGGTTTCACATTTTAAAGGACATGAAGCATCGGGTTTTGGCGGAGCGATCAAGAACCTGGGTATGGGTACGGGCAGCCGCAGTGGAAAGCAAATGATGCATTCCAGTGTCCTGCCTAAAGTTGATGCTGACAAATGTATTGGCTGCACCAAATGCACCCATTGGTGTCCTGCAGATGCCATTACGGTAAACGAAAAAGTTGCCCGTATCTCTGAAGAAAAATGTATTGGCTGTGGCGAATGCACCGTTACTTGTCCGGCTCATGCGATAGCAATTAACTGGAAAACGGACCCCGATGATTTTCAGGAAAAAATGGTTGAATACTGTATTGGTGCAATGGCTAACAAAAAAGGCAAAGTGGGGTTTATTACCTTTGTAATGAATGTTACGCCGGACTGCGATTGCTGTGGGTGGAGCGATGCGCCTATTGTAAATGATGTAGGTATTCTGGCCTCCATGGACCCTGTGGCTCTTGACCAGGCCTGTGTAGATCTGGTAAATAAACAAAAAGCCCTTCCCAATACCAGGCTGGACGGTTACCATTTCGATATAGACGATAAATTTGGCGGCGTACACCCCATGATTGACTGGGCCGTGCAACTGGCTTACGGTGCGGAAATTGGCCTGGGTACAAGAGAATATAATCTGATTAAAGTATAA
- the cobK gene encoding precorrin-6A reductase: MILLLGGTQEAGVLAGRLKAAGKPFITTVTSDYGMQLAREQSAQVVRKCLDRQSLVQLIRDKGINIIIDITHPYAEEISKLASAVAEEMGIEYYRYERPAVVGGDPLVEKVDSYEEAAVKAVQLAFKNKGNIFLTIGSKRLVPFVAEAQKLGVRVVARVLPDADVLRQVFALGLTPKDVIAVLGPFSHSLNKAMFEDYGAGVVVTKDAGSVGGADTKISAALELGIPVLVIKRPETLGKNVFTVIDEILRRVI, translated from the coding sequence ATGATCTTACTGCTTGGGGGCACTCAGGAAGCGGGTGTACTGGCCGGAAGGCTTAAGGCTGCAGGCAAGCCTTTTATAACAACGGTTACATCCGATTACGGCATGCAATTAGCCAGGGAACAATCTGCGCAAGTGGTTCGGAAATGCCTGGACAGACAAAGCCTGGTGCAACTGATTAGAGATAAAGGGATTAATATCATCATTGACATCACCCATCCCTATGCCGAGGAAATATCCAAACTGGCTTCGGCTGTGGCCGAGGAAATGGGTATAGAGTATTACCGGTACGAAAGGCCCGCAGTGGTCGGCGGGGACCCTTTGGTGGAGAAAGTTGATTCTTATGAAGAAGCCGCTGTAAAGGCGGTTCAATTGGCTTTCAAGAACAAAGGAAACATTTTTCTAACTATCGGAAGTAAAAGACTTGTGCCTTTTGTGGCGGAAGCCCAAAAACTCGGGGTGCGGGTGGTAGCCCGAGTTTTACCCGATGCAGATGTTCTCAGACAGGTTTTTGCCCTGGGGTTGACGCCAAAAGATGTAATTGCCGTTTTAGGGCCTTTTAGCCATAGTTTAAATAAAGCCATGTTTGAGGATTACGGGGCCGGGGTGGTGGTTACAAAAGACGCCGGTTCCGTCGGAGGGGCTGACACAAAGATATCGGCCGCCCTGGAACTGGGTATTCCCGTTCTGGTAATAAAAAGGCCTGAAACGCTGGGGAAAAATGTTTTTACGGTGATTGATGAAATATTAAGGAGGGTAATTTAA
- a CDS encoding endonuclease/exonuclease/phosphatase family protein, giving the protein MIIRVMTYNVHSCIGLSKKDSLPQINNLFEVYKPSIVGLNEVEKMSPRTLFVDQSKKLAQNGFPYYVFGPAIKIGPFGFFGNAILSKFPIIAWECIKLHSKIEFRACIKARIQLPGTELTVVVTHLGLNKEERVGQIETLAGLIRGERTPVILMGDFNAFTDELRPLEGLVRDLGVNSGPTFPADNPTARIDYILVSENIVDYSLEVINSDASDHLPVLATLEV; this is encoded by the coding sequence ATGATTATAAGGGTAATGACTTATAATGTTCATTCCTGTATAGGGTTGTCCAAAAAAGACTCTTTGCCGCAAATTAACAACCTTTTTGAGGTTTACAAGCCTTCCATAGTCGGCTTAAATGAAGTCGAAAAAATGAGCCCCCGTACACTGTTTGTGGACCAGTCCAAAAAGCTGGCCCAGAACGGGTTTCCATACTATGTTTTTGGCCCTGCCATCAAAATCGGGCCCTTCGGTTTTTTCGGTAACGCCATTTTGTCAAAATTTCCTATCATAGCCTGGGAATGTATAAAACTACATTCCAAAATAGAGTTCCGGGCCTGTATTAAGGCCAGGATACAACTGCCCGGTACTGAGCTGACAGTCGTGGTTACCCATTTAGGCTTAAACAAGGAAGAACGAGTCGGGCAGATAGAAACCCTGGCCGGTCTTATCAGGGGTGAACGTACACCGGTTATTTTAATGGGGGATTTTAACGCCTTTACTGATGAACTGAGACCTTTGGAAGGTTTGGTCAGAGATCTGGGCGTAAACAGCGGACCCACCTTTCCTGCCGACAACCCGACTGCCCGTATAGATTATATACTGGTTTCCGAGAATATTGTGGATTACAGTTTGGAAGTGATCAATTCCGATGCGTCAGACCATTTGCCGGTTTTAGCGACCCTGGAGGTATAA
- a CDS encoding pyruvate kinase alpha/beta domain-containing protein, with the protein MYFTRKGEINTDETIRLALEKAAELKIKHFVVASHRGKTAEKLLNKGVQVVCVTHHVGFSGPGIDEMTPEVRKKLLDAGCKVLTTTHLFAGLDRAIRNKFGGVYPTEIMAQTLRMFGQGVKVCVEIAGMALDAGLIPHGEDIIAIGGSGTGADTAIVVRPAHSNHFFDTQVKQIICKPMEI; encoded by the coding sequence ATGTACTTTACAAGAAAAGGTGAAATAAATACCGATGAAACCATCAGGTTAGCTCTGGAAAAGGCGGCTGAACTAAAGATAAAGCATTTTGTGGTCGCTTCGCACAGGGGCAAAACAGCCGAAAAACTGTTGAACAAGGGGGTTCAAGTTGTCTGTGTCACCCACCATGTAGGTTTTTCGGGTCCCGGAATCGATGAAATGACTCCGGAAGTGCGCAAAAAGTTACTTGATGCAGGATGCAAGGTATTAACCACTACCCACCTATTTGCCGGGCTGGACCGGGCTATCAGAAACAAGTTCGGGGGAGTGTACCCCACGGAAATTATGGCCCAAACCCTGCGTATGTTCGGCCAGGGCGTGAAAGTATGTGTTGAAATAGCTGGTATGGCTTTGGATGCAGGACTTATTCCTCATGGCGAAGATATCATAGCCATCGGCGGCAGCGGTACCGGCGCTGACACGGCTATTGTGGTAAGACCTGCTCATTCTAACCATTTTTTTGATACTCAAGTCAAACAAATTATTTGCAAACCCATGGAAATATAA
- a CDS encoding sirohydrochlorin chelatase, giving the protein MDRGIIILGHGSKAPEALETLKKIAKMVRVSLGDGIVEIASLQFNKPDLPEAIQTVIAKGARKVIILPLFLYNGIHVQEDIPAVIAEQKDKNPGVEIVLAKNLGADDRIVGVLLDRIKEVS; this is encoded by the coding sequence ATGGACAGAGGGATTATCATCCTGGGCCACGGCAGCAAGGCCCCGGAAGCATTGGAGACCTTAAAGAAAATAGCGAAAATGGTCAGGGTAAGCCTGGGTGACGGTATTGTGGAAATAGCATCACTGCAGTTCAACAAGCCTGACCTGCCGGAAGCCATACAAACTGTGATAGCCAAAGGGGCGCGAAAAGTCATCATCTTACCGCTGTTTCTGTATAACGGAATACATGTGCAGGAAGATATTCCGGCAGTAATTGCCGAACAAAAAGACAAGAACCCGGGCGTAGAAATAGTGCTTGCCAAAAACCTGGGCGCCGACGACCGGATTGTCGGTGTACTCCTGGACCGGATTAAGGAGGTATCCTGA
- a CDS encoding cell wall hydrolase — protein MRRITVLLIVTLIMVTVTGSAYAGTGYKVRFGDNLYKISRLMGVNHQEIMAANDLATTVIYPGQVLKIPSQSRVYEVKKGDNLFRIARKYKISLNELMSVNGMNNTLIFPGQNLIIPGKKRNMTEPAMGNKVNTYISQEDIELLARLIHAEARGEDDIGKLAVGAVILNRLASDRFPDSIREIIYQKTNGVYQFTPVSNGTINMEPSEAAIKAAQEAIEGKDPTSGALFFYNPKTSTDNWIRTLPVTRVIGNHVFAK, from the coding sequence ATGAGAAGAATTACTGTTTTACTGATTGTTACCCTTATTATGGTTACCGTGACAGGGTCTGCGTATGCCGGTACTGGCTATAAAGTGAGATTTGGCGATAATTTGTATAAAATAAGTAGATTAATGGGGGTAAACCATCAGGAAATAATGGCCGCCAATGATTTGGCCACTACGGTAATTTATCCGGGCCAGGTACTGAAAATCCCTTCGCAAAGCCGGGTTTACGAAGTAAAAAAGGGTGATAATCTGTTTAGAATTGCCCGGAAATATAAGATTTCGTTGAATGAATTGATGTCCGTAAACGGGATGAATAATACTTTAATATTCCCGGGGCAAAATTTAATAATTCCCGGTAAAAAAAGAAATATGACAGAGCCGGCTATGGGCAATAAGGTCAATACCTATATTTCACAGGAAGATATAGAATTATTGGCCAGGTTGATCCACGCCGAAGCCCGGGGCGAGGATGATATAGGCAAACTGGCTGTAGGGGCCGTTATCCTGAACCGGCTGGCCAGCGACCGGTTTCCCGACAGCATACGGGAAATCATCTATCAGAAGACCAATGGGGTATATCAATTTACTCCCGTAAGTAATGGAACCATCAATATGGAGCCAAGTGAAGCAGCAATTAAGGCTGCTCAAGAGGCCATCGAAGGAAAAGACCCTACTTCAGGGGCTTTGTTCTTCTATAACCCGAAAACGAGTACGGATAATTGGATTAGGACCCTGCCGGTAACCAGGGTAATCGGAAATCACGTATTCGCCAAATAA
- the cobJ gene encoding precorrin-3B C(17)-methyltransferase — MSIKAYRTLQQVEVIVGYKTYIDLVAELVKGKEVISSGMMKEVDRCQKAIEIALQKRSVAVISSGDPGIYGMAGVVLELALKMGVQEAIDIEIIPGITSANAAAASLGAPLMHDFAVISLSDLLTPWKTIVQRLEYAAQGDFVTVLYNPVSKKRTEQIKEAQRIFLKYKPGNTPVGIVRNAKRGNEEVTVSTLAEFLKHPIDMFTVVLIGNNRTFSSAELMITPRGYSL; from the coding sequence ATGAGTATAAAAGCATACCGCACACTGCAGCAAGTGGAAGTCATTGTCGGTTACAAGACTTATATAGACCTGGTGGCAGAACTGGTCAAAGGCAAGGAAGTAATAAGTTCCGGAATGATGAAAGAAGTAGACCGCTGCCAAAAGGCCATTGAAATAGCTTTGCAAAAACGGTCCGTGGCTGTTATTAGCAGCGGCGATCCCGGTATTTACGGTATGGCCGGCGTAGTCCTGGAATTAGCGCTGAAAATGGGTGTTCAGGAAGCAATTGATATTGAGATTATTCCCGGGATTACTTCTGCCAATGCTGCCGCGGCATCTTTGGGAGCGCCCTTAATGCATGATTTTGCCGTAATCAGTTTGAGCGACCTCTTGACACCCTGGAAGACAATAGTTCAGCGGCTGGAATATGCTGCTCAAGGAGATTTTGTTACGGTGTTATATAATCCCGTGAGTAAAAAGCGGACAGAACAGATTAAAGAGGCGCAGCGAATTTTTCTTAAATATAAACCGGGTAATACTCCTGTAGGCATTGTAAGAAATGCCAAACGGGGTAATGAAGAAGTAACCGTTTCTACCCTGGCCGAATTCCTCAAGCACCCTATCGATATGTTTACCGTTGTTTTAATTGGTAACAACAGAACCTTTAGCTCAGCAGAACTCATGATAACGCCCAGGGGCTACAGCTTATGA
- a CDS encoding Cof-type HAD-IIB family hydrolase — protein MKDLRKYKLIVSDLDGTIFDQTYTLAAELKEAVIKARGRGCEFTFATGRLYPSAVQYARELGLKVPLITYNGALIRNPVTDETMMEVPLPKGKAGEIVELTEGQPVMRFIFRDDIVFTDTEEVFTRPYADALGVKFVYVRRLASVLDKDPIMITLRAEPEEIKKWTTIFRDRFAGQLYLANSRPFFLDVAHPKVSKGFAVAELCRVMGISPAETIAIGDEANDVEMMERAGLGVAVGNAAAGAKRYADYVAKGKYWRGVIEVIEKFVL, from the coding sequence ATGAAGGACCTAAGAAAATATAAATTAATAGTTTCCGATCTGGACGGCACAATTTTTGACCAAACTTACACTCTGGCTGCCGAATTGAAAGAAGCGGTTATAAAAGCGCGCGGCAGGGGCTGTGAGTTTACTTTTGCCACGGGCCGGCTCTATCCATCGGCAGTTCAGTATGCCAGGGAACTGGGGCTAAAGGTGCCTTTAATTACCTATAACGGCGCTTTGATCAGAAACCCCGTTACCGATGAAACGATGATGGAAGTACCTCTGCCGAAAGGCAAAGCGGGAGAAATTGTTGAATTAACTGAAGGGCAGCCTGTGATGCGGTTTATTTTCAGGGATGATATTGTTTTTACCGATACAGAAGAGGTTTTTACGCGGCCTTATGCTGACGCTTTGGGCGTGAAATTTGTTTATGTCAGGCGTCTTGCTTCCGTATTGGATAAGGACCCGATTATGATAACATTAAGAGCGGAGCCGGAAGAAATAAAAAAATGGACAACCATATTCAGGGACCGTTTTGCGGGCCAACTTTATTTAGCCAATTCCCGCCCTTTTTTCCTGGATGTAGCTCACCCCAAGGTTTCGAAGGGTTTTGCCGTGGCAGAACTGTGCCGGGTAATGGGGATAAGCCCCGCGGAGACTATAGCCATTGGTGATGAAGCAAATGACGTGGAGATGATGGAGCGGGCCGGGCTGGGAGTAGCAGTAGGCAATGCGGCGGCAGGGGCGAAAAGATATGCCGATTACGTGGCCAAGGGTAAATACTGGCGGGGAGTAATTGAGGTTATAGAAAAGTTCGTCCTGTAA